Proteins from one Impatiens glandulifera chromosome 2, dImpGla2.1, whole genome shotgun sequence genomic window:
- the LOC124924621 gene encoding inhibitor of growth protein 1 homolog has product MKKNTYEINILNKTYAKFEKNFFKRKTDLYDCERKIQAIEDAEAAANKEKSLIFHGDDHVKKGGGSSRGNGSSKGGNGVSTGTISKRKQTGDGSCRPIKRGGGRNGDRGSGSGGHSLPPFRNLLKVKDSVVKNSISGRILLILSVLG; this is encoded by the exons atgaagaagaacacatacgAAATCAACATCCTCAACAAAACATACGCCAAATTCgaaaagaacttcttcaaaCGGAAGACCGATTTGTATGATTGCGAAAG GAAAATTCAGGCTATAGAAGATGCTGAAGCAGCTGCTAATAAAGAGAAGAGCCTCATTTTCCATGGCGATGATCATGTTAAAAAGGGGGGAGGAAGTTCTAGAGGCAACGGTAGCAGTAAAGGAGGCAATGGTGTTTCAACCGGCACCATATCAAAGAGAAAACAAACTGGTGATGGAAGTTGCAGGCCAAtcaaaagaggtggaggtcgcaACGGTGATCGTGGTAGTGGAAGTGGTGGCCATTCTCTCCCTCCTTTTCGAAACCTTTTAAAAGTGAAGGATTCAGTGGTGAAg AATAGTATATCAGGGAGGATCCtcttgatcttgtctgtacttggatga